A stretch of DNA from Yoonia sp. BS5-3:
CTGGTGGGCCAGGCGCTGGCCGACGATGCCGTCAAAGGCATCATCATCACCTCTGGCAAAAAAGGCAGCTTTGCTGGCGGGATGGATTTGAACATCATCGCCAAGATGAAAGACAGTGCCGGTGACGAACCCGCGCGGGGCCTTTTTGAAGGCGTCATGGAAATGCACGGCGTTCTACGCCGGATCGAACGCGCGGGCATGGACGACAAGACCAACAAGGGCGGCAAGCCCATCGCCGCCGCCCTGCCCGGCACAGCCCTTGGCATTGGTCTGGAAATCCCATTGGCCTGCCACCGCATCTTTGCCGCCGACAATCCCAAGGCCAAAATCGGCTTGCCCGAGATTATGGTCGGCATTTTCCCCGGTGCGGGCGGCACCACCCGTCTGGTTCGCAAAATGGGCGCGATGGCCGCATCCCCCTTGCTGCTGGAAGGCAAGTTGAATGATCCGAAAAAGGCCAAGGCCGCTGGCGTTGTGGATGAGGTTGTGCCTGCGGATGAGTTGCTGGCAAAAGCTAAGGAATGGGTTCTGTCAGAGCCAAAGATCGTCAAATCCTGGGACGAAAAGGGCTATAAAATGCCCGGCGGCGCGCCTTACCACCCCGCTGGTTTCATGACCTTCGTTGGCGCCTCTGCCATGGTCAACAGCAAGACCCAGGGCGTCTACCCTGCTGCCAAGGCGCTGCTGTCAGCGGTCTACGAAGGCGCATTGGTACCCTTCGACACCGCCCTGAAAATCGAGGCGCGCTGGTTCACCAATGTCCTGATGAACCCGTCCTCATCGGCCATGATCCGTAGCCTCTTCATCAACAAAGAGGCCTTGGAAAAAGGCGCGAACCGGCCTGAGGCCCCGGATCAAAGGGTCCAAAAGGTCGGCGTCATCGGCGCAGGGATGATGGGGGCTGGTATCTCGCTCGTGTCTGCTTTGGCTGGTATCGAAGTGGTTCTGATCGACAGCACGCAAGAAGCCGCAGACAAAGGCAAGTCCTACACCACGGCCTATATGGACAAGGGGATCGCCCGCAAAAAGGCGACCGAGGAAAAGAAAGAGGCGGTTCTGGGCCTGATTAACGCCACGACCGATTATGCCGCCCTTGAAGGCTGCGATCTGATCGTCGAGGCGGTGTTCGAAGACCCATCCGTCAAGGCCGAGGTCACAGCCAAAGTGCAAGCCGTCACCGGCCCCGATTGCATCTTTGCCACCAACACCTCGACCCTGCCGATCACTGAGCTGGCCAAAGCGTCGAACGATCCCGAGAAATTCATCGGCATCCACTTCTTCAGCCCGGTTGATAAGATGATGCTGGTTGAGATCATCAAGGGCAAAGAAACCGGTTCGGTGGCCGTGGCCAAGGCGCTAGATTACGTCCGCCAGATCCGCAAGACGCCGATTGTGGTCAATGACGAACGGTTCTTTTACGCGAACCGCTGCATCATTCCGTACATCAACGAAGGCATTCGGATGGTGAAGGAAGGGGTTGAACCGGCCCTGATCGAAAATGCCGCCAAGCTGGTCGGCATGCCGCTCGGGCCGCTGCAGCTGGTTGATGAAACCTCTGTCGATTTGGGCGTGAAAATCGCCAAGGCGACCAAAGCCGCCATGGGCGATGCTTATCCTGACGGCGAAGTGGATGAGGTCCTGTTCTGGATGTTTGATGAGGGCCGCTTGGGCCGGAAGTCAAACGCGGGTTTCTATGCTTATGATGAAAAAGGCAAACGCCAGGGGCTGTGGGAGGGTCTTGCCGGACAATACCCCGTGGCAGACGAACAACCTGACCTGACCACCGTCCAGCACCGCCTGCTGTTCGCGCAGGTGCTCGAGGCGGTCCGCGCACTGGAAGAAAACGTGCTGGAAGACATCCGCGAAGGCGACGTCGGCGCGATCCTCGGCTGGGGCTTTGCCCCATGGTCCGGAGGGCCGTTCAGCTGGCTGGACATCATCGGCACACCTTACGCGGCTGAACGCTGTGATCAACTGACCGAAGCTTTCGGCCCCCGCTTTGCCACGCCAGCACTGCTGCGCGAGATGGCCGACAAAGGGCAAAGCTTCTACGGCCGCTTCGGCCAAGAGGCCGCAGCCGCATAAATCACAAGAAAGGCCCCGGGAATTGCCGGGGCCTTTTTATTGGGCGAATGTCAACTTCGAGCCCAATCCGACCAATGCTGCACTGCCATTGATGGTTTGATGTCAGAGGTATAGTCTGACCGCATGAAGCTCTACTATTCCCAAAATTCTCCTTATGCACGAATTGCGAGAGTGATCGCCCGTGAATTGGATCAGATAGATTCAATCGAGGAAGTGCTCTCGAGAAACCGTAAACCAGACAACCCGGTCTTGCGCTATAGCCCCGTTGGAAGGGTTCCAATGATCGTTGAAGATGACTTGGTCATTACCGAAGTTGGGAACGTCGTGCGTTTTCTGGCTTCTAAGTCTGCGTCGCAGGTTGCGACGTCTGTAACATCGGACGAGTGGACAGAAATAATGCAAGAAGGACAGATACTTGGATTTGTTGAAGGTTTGGCCTTTTGGGTTCGTGAAAACAGAAGAGAACCGGAAGATCGTTCAGTTCATTTGCTGGCTGTGGAGCGCGAAAGGGCTAAACGGTGCCTTACGTACCTTGAAGGAGAAGCGCAAGCTGGTCATCTGGGTGAGTTTCCTTCACTCCGTTTCGTGGCGCTTGCAGTCGGACTTGCGCTGGCAGACCACTACGATCTTCTCACTGGGTGGAAACACGAATTCCCAAATCTCGCTGCATGGTTTCAAGACAAGCCGGAGCGAATTTCCATGAAGCAGACTGAGTCAATTTAGAACGGCAGGTTTGTCCCGCATACGAGACATTAGACATGGGCCCGCAGCGAAACCGACAGAACGGGCCAACACTCTGCCTGTACGCTAAGATCAATGCGGGGCATCTGGTCACTCTGCTTAACGAAAATGCCAACGCAGAGCCCCGGTTCTGGCAGAGGCACCCCACTTTCAAGGGGATGCGCCGCCCGTACAGATGCCGTGCAGACAGCGTACGCACGCCTGCACACATCGATTTCACAAAAACCTTGTCAGCCTGCCCCGTTTTCCGCTCTAGTATCCGTCACATCGACGGGGGAGGAGACCCAGAAATGGATGAAACCGGACTGACGAAATGCGCGGCCAATTACGTGCCGCTGACCCCCTTGTCGCATCTGCAGCGCGCCGCGCGGGTATTCGCGGATCGCGAGGCGTTAGTCTATGGCGACCTGCGCTTGACCTATGCCGCGTACCACCGGCGCGTCACACAGTTAGCCTCTGCGCTAAGTAAAGCAGGCATCACCCGTGGCGATGTGGTCGCCACCATCCTGCCCAATGTCCCTGCCCAGTCCGAGGCCGCCTTTGCCGTGCCCGCCTGCGGCGCGGTGCTGAACACGATCAACACACGCCTTGATGTGGATACGATCGCTTATATCCTTGATCACGGCGAGGCCAAGCTGGCGCTGGTCGACAGCCAATTCTTGCCCGTTGTCATGTCCGCCATCGACCAGATGCAAGGCCCCGCTCCGATCATCATCGAAGTGCCTGACCCTGCGTCTGGCGTGCCCGGCATTGGAGAACAACAGGACTATGAGGACTTTCTGGCCAGCGGCGACCCCGATTTCGAATGGGTCCTGCCGCAGGACGAATGGGATAGCCTCGCGCTGAACTACACCTCTGGCACCACAGGGCGGCCCAAAGGCGTCGTCTATCACCATCGCGGGGCGTATCTGATGACCATGGGCACGCCGATCAGCTGGGAGCTGCCGTTGTTCCTGCGCTATCTGCAGATTGTACCGCTGTTCCATTGCAACGGCTGGAACCACACCTGGATGCTGCCCGCTTTGGGTGGCACGGCCATCTGCTGCCGCGATATCAGCGCGGGTGCGATCTATGATGCTATTGCGGGCGAAGGCGTGACGCATTTCGGCGGCGCACCCATCGTTTTGAACATGATCGTCAACGCCAGCCAGGCAGACCGCAAACCCTTTGATCACACTGTCGAGGTCTTCACCGCAGGCGCGCCCCCTGCCCCGGCGACGCTCGCCGCCATCGGCAAGCTGGGGTTCAACATCAAACAGGTCTACGGGCTGACTGAGACTTACGGCCATGTGACCGAATGCATCTGGGACCCCGCGCTGGACGATCTGCCAGAAGACGCGCAAGCCGCGATCAAGGCCCGTCAAGGCGTGGCCTTCCCGATGATGGAAGAGGTGACCGTGGTGGATGACCAGACGGTTCAGGTCCCGATGGACGGGGCCAGCCAGGGCGAGATCGTGATGCGCGGTAATACGGTGATGAAAGGGTACCTGAAAAACCCGGTCGCCACGCAAAAGGCCTTTGCCGGCGGCTATTTCCATTCCGAGGATCTGGCGATCCAACATCCGAACGGATCGATACAAATCTCGGACCGGGCCAAGGATATCATCATCTCGGGTGGCGAGAATATCAGCTCGGTCGAGGTCGAAGGCGCGCTGATGCACCACCCGGCGGTGAACCTATGTGCAGTGGTGGCCAAACCAGATGACAAATGGGGCGAAGTGCCCTGCGCCTTTGTCGAGCTGAAAGAAGGTGCCACGGCCGATGAAGCCGAAGTGATCGCCTTCGCCCGCGAGCGTCTGGCCGGGTTCAAAACGCCGAAGAAAGTGGTTTTTCAAGAGCTGCCCAAAACCTCAACAGGAAAGATCCAAAAGTTTGAATTGCGCGCACTGGCCAAGAGCCTCTAGGGGCTACAATCTTGATTTTTGAAATGTGTAAATGACAACTTAGCGGACGAAGCGAACTTCTAAACTAGAGTGCTCCACACTCTCTCAGTACGATTTCAGCCCGTTCTTGAACCGATACCTTGGGTAGCTCAATTCTCACATAATCGAGCGCATCCAACGACCGCTTTATGCGGTGATGCTCTTGTACTGCCGCATCGAAACTGTGCCGTCGTTCAACGTCTCCGACGAAGAGCTTGCTCCAAGGTGGTACGACGAAGACGCGTTTCCAATATGCTTGGGTTTCACCGAGTGTTTCCTTGATCGTGGGGCCGCCGGAGTGGGCCAAGGCGACGGCCGCGTCGATCATGCCGCGATCAAAGAACACAATACCCTCTCGTTCTTGCGCAGCGCGTAAATCGCACTTCGCCATCTCGATGGCTCGCAAGGCGAAGGCGTTCATATCCACCCATGGCAAAGCGTCGCCTTTTCTGGCTAATTCATCTGCAACGATGCGGCGGCCAGGTTCTTGAACAGTCGCAAATCCACGTTCTTCCAATGCCTTCAGCAAAGTTGATTTCCCGCCGCCAGAACAACCTGTCAGAAGTACAAGTTTCGGGTTCAAGTCAATTTTCCTTCTGTCGTTCTTTTCCCTTTAATACACCTAATGCCGCCGCGCTGAGAAACGATAAGCAGGACGTCATACCAAGTCATCGATGTCGACCGGGCGTGCATTGTTCTTCCGTTACCCTACCGAGCCAGATTCCGCCTGCCCTAAATCCGACATGACAACTGCCTTCTTGCGCTGTAACCTGCGTCAAAAAAGGGCGGTTTGGGGCGAATGACGGCACTTGATAAATATGTGCGGCTGGAAAGCGGTGGGCTTTGGCGCCCAGAACCGGATGGCCAGCGCCGCGATGTTGTGATCTCATTTGGGGATGCGACCCTTGTGATTTCGGATGGTGCGGGCCGTCCGCTTGCCCATTGGTCATTACCCGCGCTTGAGCGGCAAAACCCTGGAACCCATCCCGCCATCTATGCCCCCGATGAAGATGCCAGCGAAATCATAGAGGTTGCCGACGAAACCATGGTCGCCGCCATTGAAGAGGTGCGCGCCGCCCTTGCAAAGGCCCGCCCGAAACCCGGCAAGCTGCGCCATTGGATTACCGCAGGTGCTGTTGCTCTGGCTCTCGCTCTAGCGGTCTTTTGGCTGCCCGGCGCCTTGACCCGCCAGACCCTCGCCGTAGTCCCCGCCCCCAAACGGGTCGAGATCGGCGCGACCATGCTGGGCTATATGCAGGCTGAGACGGGTGCCGCCTGCCAAGAGCCCCGTGCTAACCTGGCCGCCAGCCATCTGGCCCAGCGCCTTTTTGGCGCAGAGACCGCCATGCAGATTGTCGTTCTCCCCAGCCTGCCTCAAGGCGCGGTTGCCCTACCCGGCGGGCTAATCGTACTGGACTATGGTGTTTTGCGCGGCGCGGATGATCCAGCCGCTGCTGCGGGCTTTGTCCTGGCTGCCCATGCCGCTGTGGCCGGGAATGATCCGCTGGCCCCCATTTTGCATGATGCCGGGCTTGGCGTGACATTTCGTTTACTCACAACAGGTGATATTCCGGCGGACGTGCTGCAAAGCGCGGCCCAAGCCCATGCCACACAAACGGGCATTGCAATTGATCCAGACCGGCTGCGCCCCCTTTTTGCGAATGCTTTCATCCCGCACGCCCCTTTCCTGCGCGTTGCAGATGCCCGGACCGGCAGCATGCCTGAGCTGGGCGATGATGCACTGCCCGAAGCCGATTGGCGCTCGGTGCTCAGCGATAGCGATTGGGTCAGCTTGCAAAATATCTGCGACATCTGACGGATGGGCGCGGCGCTGTATATTCGGACAGCAAAAGCGGATGATCTGCCTGCTTTGACTGCCCTTTATCAGCATCTCAGCCCCGAGGATCCACCCTGCCCGCCCGCCTTGGCTGCTGAGAATTTTGCGCAGTTTCAAACCTATGGGCCGAGCGCAATTTTCGTTGGCTGTGATGACGACAGATTGCTATGCTCGTGCACCCTGGTCGTCATTCCCAATCTGACACGTGGCGGGCGGCCCTATGCGCTGATTGAAAATGTCGTCACCCATAACGGATATCGCAATCAAGGCTTTGGCAAGAAGATACTGGACGCCGCCTGCGTTCATGCCTGGGCGCAAAACTGCTATAAAGTAATGCTCATGACCGGATCAAAACGGCCGTCCACATTGAAGTTTTATGAAAGCGCCGGTTTTGCGCAAAACAAAACCGGCTTTCAAAAACGTGCCCCGGGTTTTTAGGCCCTAAGCTATTTCGTGCCGAACATCCGGTCGCCGGCGTCACCCAGACCGGGCACGATATAGCCGTTTTCGTTGAGGTGACTATCAACAGCCGCTGTGACGATGGGCACGTCTGGGTGCGCCTCTTTCATGCGTGCGATGCCTTCGGGCGCGGCCAAAAGGCATAAGAAGCGGATATTCGTTGCCCCGGCCTCTTTGAGCAAATCGATCGCTGCGACCGAAGAATTGCCGGTAGCCAGCATCGGATCGACGGCGATCACCAGTCGGTCCTCCATCTCGGTGGGCACTTTGAAATAGTATTGCACGGGTTTCAGCGTTTCTTCATCCCGGTAGAGCCCGACAAAGCCCACGCGGGCCGACGGTATCAGTTCCAGAATGCCGTCAAGCAGCCCATTGCCCGCCCGCAGGATTGAGACCAGTGCCAGCTTTTTCCCGTCCAGCGTCGGTGCATCCATCGGCTCAAGCGGCGTATCGATCCGCTTGGTTGTCATGGGCAGTTCGCGCGTGACCTCATAGGCCAGCAGCTGGCTGATTTCCCGCAGAAGCTGCCGGAAAACGGCTGTTGAGGTGTCCTGCTGCCGCATCAGCGTCAGTTTGTGTTGCACCAGCGGGTGCGTGACGTGGGTCAGGTGTTCGGTCATGTCGTTTCCAGTCGTTTGGCCACGCGGGCGCGGGTGTCATCATCGCAGAAAGCCGCCGCAAGTGCGGTTTCGTTGATGGTTTTGAAATCGTCTTCATTCCAGCCGAATGTCTTGTGCAACATGTCATATTCGGCGGTCATGGTGGTGTGAAAGAAGGGTGGATCGTCCGTTGAGACGGTGACTTTGACGCCCCGGTCCCGGAGTTTGACGATGGGGTGGTCGGCCCAGCCCTCCACCGCATTCAGGACCACGTTGGAGCCGGGGCAGACCTCAAGCACGATCCCCTGTTCGGCGATTTGTTCCATCAAGGCAGGGTCTTGCACCGCACTGATCCCATGCCCGATCCGGGCGACGCGCAGGTCCCGGATGGTGTCGGCCACCATATCCGGCCCGCCCCATTCGCCCGCATGGCAGGTCAGCGGCATCCCCGCCTCGCGCGCCATGTCGAAACTGTAGGCGTAATCCCCAGGACGTCCGACCATTTCGCCGCCCGCCATGCCGTAGCCGGTGATGAAATCGCCAAAGGTTTCGACAGCGCATTTGGCGGCCGGTTTGCAGGCCTCTGGCCCGAAATGCCGGATGCCGGTGACGATGCCTTTGAGGGTGATCCCGAATTGTGTCTCCGCCTGATTTGCAGCGTCTTGCATCGCCGCAAGATACTCGCGCCATGCGACAAGATCGCCCCCGCCGCAAAAGTCAGGCGAGACGAAGGTTTCCATGTAGACCACCCCATGCGCCGCCGTTTCTTCCAGCACGGCCAAGGTCAGGCGGCGGAAGTCTTCGGGGGATTGGAGCGTTGTGCAGGCGGCCTCGTAGACCTGCAGGAAATGGTCGAAGTCCCGGAAGGCATAGCCCCCCTCGGGCGTGAATATCTTGGATAGGTCCAGGTTTTTCTCAGCTGCCAAACCTTTGATGAAGCTGGGCGGTGCGCAACCTTCCAAATGCGTGTGCAACTCGATTTTGGGCGTGTTTTTGAAGGTCATATGAAACTGGTTCCTTCCCCTTGATAGGGCACGTTCAAATGCGTTGCGATGCTGGCCGCGACGTCAGCAAAAGCCAATTGCCCCAATGGCTTGGCCCCGATCCCATGCACCAGCACCGGTACCCGTTCTCGGGTGTGGTCGGTGCCCGGCCATGTGGGGTCATTGCCATGATCGGCGGTGACGATCAACAGGTCATCCGCGCGCAACTTCGGCAAGAGCTTCGCCAATGCGCGGTCAAACCATTCCAGATGTCCGGCATAACCCTGTGGATCGCGCCTGTGCCCGAATTCGCTGTCGAATTCAACAAGATTGGCAAAGACAAAGGCGCCGTCCTCCGCCTCATCAGCGAGCCCATGGATATGGTCCATCAATTCCGCATCGCGGCCTTTGCGCAGGTCGTCGATCCCACGCATCGAGAAGATGTCGCCGATTTTGCCAACGGCATGCACGGGGTGTCCGGCCTGTTGAACATAGTCGCAGATCGTGGGCGACGGCGGGGCGATGGCGTAGTCTTTGCGGTTCGCGGTACGGGTGAAATTGCCGGGTTCGCCGACAAAGGGTCGTGCGATGACCCGGCCCACTTTCATCGCATGCAAAATGGGCGCCATATCCTCGCAGAGTTTCAGCAGAGGTTGCAGGCCGAACGTCTCTTCATGCGCCGCGATCTGCAGCACGCTGTCCGCAGAAGTATAGCAGATGGGCCAGCCCGTTTTGAGGTGCGCGGCCCCTTCCTCGGCAATGATCTTAGTGCCGGATGAATGCTTGTTGCCAAGAATACCTGTCGTGCCTGCCGCCGCACAGATTTGCGCGGTCAGGTCGTCGGGAAACGCCGGGTTTTGATCTGGAAAGACGGTCCAATCCCATGGCACGGGCACGCCCGCCAATTCCCAATGGCCTGAGGGCGTGTCTTTCCCGGGCGAGACTTCAGTGGCCGCGCCCCACGCGCCGGTGGGCACAGGTCCAGTTTGGTCAATGCCGTTGGCCAATTGAACAGCCGCACCAAGCCCCAAACCCTGCAGCGTTGGGGCGTCGAGCCCAACAGTCTCGGCGATATGCCCCACCGTATTGGCCCCAGTATCGGGCAAATCCCCGTTAAAGAACTGATCCGCATCCGGCGCGCCGCCGATGCCCACGCTGTCGATCACAATCAGGAATGCGCGCCCCATCAGCTGACCCTTTCAATGATCAGCGGGCCACGGGTGTTGCCCTCGCCGATGGTAATTGCGGCCTGCACCGCGCGCGCGGCCGCTTCGGCGGCATCCTCATCTGCCGCATGGACGGTGCACAACGGCGCGCCCGCCGTGACGTGATCGCCCAGCCCCACCATCTCAGTGAACCCAACCGTCGGATCGATGCGGTCCGTTTCCACCCGGCGTCCGCCGCCCAAGTCTACAACGGTCAGCCCCAGGGCCTCACCATCAATCGCCGTGATTTGCCCGGCCTCAGGGGCGACGACAGCGCCTACGACAGGGGCTTTGGGCAAGTGGGTGTGCCAGTCCTGCGCCATATCGGGTGGGCCGCCAAGGGCTGCGATCATCCGCGCGAAACGCTCCATCGCGGCACCGGACGCCAAGGCGTGGCTGACCCGCCCGATGGCTTTGTCCTCATTTTCACCTTGCATCACAAGTAGTTGGACGCAGAACGCAAAACTGAGGTCATAAAGACGCGGCGCCGCGGTTTTGTTGCCGGACAGGACCTCCATGCAGACCGCCACTTCGACCGCATTGCCCAGCGCAGGGGCGAGCGGTTCGTTCATATCCGTGATCATGGCGGTGGTTTTGCACCCGGCCCCATTGGCCGCATCGACCAGTGCGCGGGCCAGGTCACGGGCCGCGTCATGAGTTTTCATAAACGCGCCGCTGCCGCATTTGACGTCGAGCACAAGCCCCTCCAACCCCGCCGACAGTTTCTTGGACAGGATTGAGGCGGTGATCAGATCGATGCTTTCGACTGTCGATGTCACGTCCCGG
This window harbors:
- a CDS encoding glutathione S-transferase family protein, producing MKLYYSQNSPYARIARVIARELDQIDSIEEVLSRNRKPDNPVLRYSPVGRVPMIVEDDLVITEVGNVVRFLASKSASQVATSVTSDEWTEIMQEGQILGFVEGLAFWVRENRREPEDRSVHLLAVERERAKRCLTYLEGEAQAGHLGEFPSLRFVALAVGLALADHYDLLTGWKHEFPNLAAWFQDKPERISMKQTESI
- a CDS encoding thymidine phosphorylase, producing MDARAIIAAVRRKETPTQEELTWFARGLAGGTVSDAQAGAFAMAVCLNGLSDAGRVALTQGMRDSGDVLEWDLPGPVLDKHSTGGVGDCVSLILAPVLAACGVYVPMISGRGLGHTGGTLDKLSAIPGVDINVTEDELRQITRDVGCAIVSATGQIAPADRRLYAIRDVTSTVESIDLITASILSKKLSAGLEGLVLDVKCGSGAFMKTHDAARDLARALVDAANGAGCKTTAMITDMNEPLAPALGNAVEVAVCMEVLSGNKTAAPRLYDLSFAFCVQLLVMQGENEDKAIGRVSHALASGAAMERFARMIAALGGPPDMAQDWHTHLPKAPVVGAVVAPEAGQITAIDGEALGLTVVDLGGGRRVETDRIDPTVGFTEMVGLGDHVTAGAPLCTVHAADEDAAEAAARAVQAAITIGEGNTRGPLIIERVS
- a CDS encoding phosphopentomutase, which translates into the protein MGRAFLIVIDSVGIGGAPDADQFFNGDLPDTGANTVGHIAETVGLDAPTLQGLGLGAAVQLANGIDQTGPVPTGAWGAATEVSPGKDTPSGHWELAGVPVPWDWTVFPDQNPAFPDDLTAQICAAAGTTGILGNKHSSGTKIIAEEGAAHLKTGWPICYTSADSVLQIAAHEETFGLQPLLKLCEDMAPILHAMKVGRVIARPFVGEPGNFTRTANRKDYAIAPPSPTICDYVQQAGHPVHAVGKIGDIFSMRGIDDLRKGRDAELMDHIHGLADEAEDGAFVFANLVEFDSEFGHRRDPQGYAGHLEWFDRALAKLLPKLRADDLLIVTADHGNDPTWPGTDHTRERVPVLVHGIGAKPLGQLAFADVAASIATHLNVPYQGEGTSFI
- the upp gene encoding uracil phosphoribosyltransferase, which translates into the protein MTEHLTHVTHPLVQHKLTLMRQQDTSTAVFRQLLREISQLLAYEVTRELPMTTKRIDTPLEPMDAPTLDGKKLALVSILRAGNGLLDGILELIPSARVGFVGLYRDEETLKPVQYYFKVPTEMEDRLVIAVDPMLATGNSSVAAIDLLKEAGATNIRFLCLLAAPEGIARMKEAHPDVPIVTAAVDSHLNENGYIVPGLGDAGDRMFGTK
- a CDS encoding AAA family ATPase, encoding MNPKLVLLTGCSGGGKSTLLKALEERGFATVQEPGRRIVADELARKGDALPWVDMNAFALRAIEMAKCDLRAAQEREGIVFFDRGMIDAAVALAHSGGPTIKETLGETQAYWKRVFVVPPWSKLFVGDVERRHSFDAAVQEHHRIKRSLDALDYVRIELPKVSVQERAEIVLRECGAL
- a CDS encoding GNAT family N-acetyltransferase, which encodes MGAALYIRTAKADDLPALTALYQHLSPEDPPCPPALAAENFAQFQTYGPSAIFVGCDDDRLLCSCTLVVIPNLTRGGRPYALIENVVTHNGYRNQGFGKKILDAACVHAWAQNCYKVMLMTGSKRPSTLKFYESAGFAQNKTGFQKRAPGF
- a CDS encoding 3-hydroxyacyl-CoA dehydrogenase NAD-binding domain-containing protein; translation: MTDFTMTTDADGVATIVWDTVGKSMNVMNQQGFTDLDMLVGQALADDAVKGIIITSGKKGSFAGGMDLNIIAKMKDSAGDEPARGLFEGVMEMHGVLRRIERAGMDDKTNKGGKPIAAALPGTALGIGLEIPLACHRIFAADNPKAKIGLPEIMVGIFPGAGGTTRLVRKMGAMAASPLLLEGKLNDPKKAKAAGVVDEVVPADELLAKAKEWVLSEPKIVKSWDEKGYKMPGGAPYHPAGFMTFVGASAMVNSKTQGVYPAAKALLSAVYEGALVPFDTALKIEARWFTNVLMNPSSSAMIRSLFINKEALEKGANRPEAPDQRVQKVGVIGAGMMGAGISLVSALAGIEVVLIDSTQEAADKGKSYTTAYMDKGIARKKATEEKKEAVLGLINATTDYAALEGCDLIVEAVFEDPSVKAEVTAKVQAVTGPDCIFATNTSTLPITELAKASNDPEKFIGIHFFSPVDKMMLVEIIKGKETGSVAVAKALDYVRQIRKTPIVVNDERFFYANRCIIPYINEGIRMVKEGVEPALIENAAKLVGMPLGPLQLVDETSVDLGVKIAKATKAAMGDAYPDGEVDEVLFWMFDEGRLGRKSNAGFYAYDEKGKRQGLWEGLAGQYPVADEQPDLTTVQHRLLFAQVLEAVRALEENVLEDIREGDVGAILGWGFAPWSGGPFSWLDIIGTPYAAERCDQLTEAFGPRFATPALLREMADKGQSFYGRFGQEAAAA
- a CDS encoding AMP-binding protein; translated protein: MDETGLTKCAANYVPLTPLSHLQRAARVFADREALVYGDLRLTYAAYHRRVTQLASALSKAGITRGDVVATILPNVPAQSEAAFAVPACGAVLNTINTRLDVDTIAYILDHGEAKLALVDSQFLPVVMSAIDQMQGPAPIIIEVPDPASGVPGIGEQQDYEDFLASGDPDFEWVLPQDEWDSLALNYTSGTTGRPKGVVYHHRGAYLMTMGTPISWELPLFLRYLQIVPLFHCNGWNHTWMLPALGGTAICCRDISAGAIYDAIAGEGVTHFGGAPIVLNMIVNASQADRKPFDHTVEVFTAGAPPAPATLAAIGKLGFNIKQVYGLTETYGHVTECIWDPALDDLPEDAQAAIKARQGVAFPMMEEVTVVDDQTVQVPMDGASQGEIVMRGNTVMKGYLKNPVATQKAFAGGYFHSEDLAIQHPNGSIQISDRAKDIIISGGENISSVEVEGALMHHPAVNLCAVVAKPDDKWGEVPCAFVELKEGATADEAEVIAFARERLAGFKTPKKVVFQELPKTSTGKIQKFELRALAKSL
- a CDS encoding adenosine deaminase, which encodes MTFKNTPKIELHTHLEGCAPPSFIKGLAAEKNLDLSKIFTPEGGYAFRDFDHFLQVYEAACTTLQSPEDFRRLTLAVLEETAAHGVVYMETFVSPDFCGGGDLVAWREYLAAMQDAANQAETQFGITLKGIVTGIRHFGPEACKPAAKCAVETFGDFITGYGMAGGEMVGRPGDYAYSFDMAREAGMPLTCHAGEWGGPDMVADTIRDLRVARIGHGISAVQDPALMEQIAEQGIVLEVCPGSNVVLNAVEGWADHPIVKLRDRGVKVTVSTDDPPFFHTTMTAEYDMLHKTFGWNEDDFKTINETALAAAFCDDDTRARVAKRLETT